In Opitutaceae bacterium TAV5, one genomic interval encodes:
- a CDS encoding XRE family transcriptional regulator: MQTIGERLEEARKRKGISIREAAEATKIRSDYLHKFESNQFDIRLPDIYLHGFLRNYANFLKLPGDRILADFHALGFGEARSAKALNREVYGRMDLSVSSEKPPADTSPVSPAPVAANPSPEAPAHKPQATPPPTVRTFSIGSSIAGLNLNRALILKTGTLITASIILLVLVVWAGVKIFGGGSKTPSAPPAAASSGITPVDEGPLYIVLTGPTNLKIVRQRDGAVLYDRRNVQPAGTRVQVPREPVLVSASAAQNLRIETSLGKGFNHQGGSGQRDNLLLSLDDPQLR, translated from the coding sequence ATGCAAACGATCGGTGAACGCCTCGAAGAAGCCCGCAAACGGAAAGGCATCTCCATCCGCGAAGCGGCGGAAGCCACCAAAATTCGCAGCGACTACCTCCACAAGTTCGAGAGCAACCAGTTTGATATCCGCCTGCCCGACATCTACCTGCATGGCTTTCTCCGCAACTACGCCAATTTCCTGAAGCTGCCCGGCGACCGCATCCTCGCCGACTTTCATGCGCTCGGCTTCGGCGAAGCCCGTTCGGCCAAGGCGCTCAACCGGGAGGTCTACGGACGCATGGATCTTTCCGTCTCCAGCGAAAAACCCCCCGCCGACACCTCGCCCGTCTCCCCCGCCCCCGTCGCGGCGAACCCGTCTCCCGAAGCGCCTGCGCACAAGCCCCAGGCGACTCCTCCCCCGACCGTGCGGACCTTTTCGATCGGATCGAGCATCGCGGGCCTCAATCTCAACCGCGCGCTTATCCTGAAGACCGGGACCCTGATCACCGCCAGCATCATTCTCCTCGTCCTCGTCGTCTGGGCCGGGGTCAAGATTTTTGGCGGCGGCAGCAAGACGCCCTCTGCTCCACCGGCTGCCGCTTCGTCCGGCATAACGCCGGTCGACGAGGGTCCCCTCTACATCGTTCTCACCGGCCCCACCAATCTGAAGATTGTCCGCCAGCGCGACGGGGCGGTTCTTTACGACCGGCGCAACGTCCAGCCAGCCGGCACCCGGGTGCAGGTTCCCCGCGAACCCGTTCTTGTTTCGGCCAGCGCCGCGCAAAACCTCCGTATCGAGACCTCTCTCGGCAAAGGCTTCAACCACCAAGGCGGCTCCGGCCAGCGTGACAACCTGCTGCTGTCGCTCGACGATCCGCAGTTGCGCTGA
- a CDS encoding cell filamentation protein Fic, producing MSEPAAFYIKPSSMEPLFPEDREHRLAGLAGEVLKASSRLFGSLHPVTRKSLTEVVRQMNSYYSNLIEGHRTHPVEIEKALQGDYSRDPAKRALQLESRAHVEVQRLVEERIGGGETFSLCSGEFLQWVHREFYRRLPPEFRQVATTSGKVSVVEPGVFRTAQVQVGSHFPPAAGALENFMSRFALYEPMRLDPVQRIVGAAAAHHRLAWIHPFLDGNGRVIRLFTHAWMIASGIDGAGLWTVSRGLARSRSVYMDRLAAADAQRWNDYDGRGNLTDRGLFAFCQFFLETMLDQILFMASLLNLEAIETRFLRYGEIHSVTRGEKNIGPLLRDIFMRGTVSRGEAGRILGMPERTARRYVSDLIERRILVSDGPGQPVRLVFSSDKLGYYFPDLYPEGI from the coding sequence ATGAGTGAACCCGCTGCTTTTTATATCAAGCCCTCTTCCATGGAACCTCTGTTCCCTGAAGACAGGGAACACCGGCTTGCCGGACTTGCGGGCGAAGTGCTGAAAGCTTCCTCACGTCTTTTCGGTTCCTTGCATCCCGTCACCCGTAAAAGCCTGACGGAGGTCGTTCGCCAGATGAACAGTTATTACTCAAATCTGATCGAGGGACACCGGACGCATCCGGTGGAAATCGAAAAAGCATTACAGGGTGATTATTCGAGGGATCCGGCGAAGCGGGCGCTCCAGTTGGAAAGTCGTGCCCATGTGGAGGTGCAGCGGCTGGTGGAAGAGCGCATCGGGGGCGGGGAGACGTTTTCCCTGTGTTCCGGCGAATTCTTGCAGTGGGTGCATCGGGAATTCTACCGGCGTCTGCCGCCGGAATTCCGGCAAGTGGCGACGACTTCGGGCAAGGTCTCCGTTGTCGAGCCCGGCGTTTTTCGGACGGCGCAGGTTCAGGTGGGATCGCACTTCCCTCCGGCTGCCGGGGCTCTGGAAAACTTTATGAGCCGGTTCGCTCTTTACGAACCGATGCGGCTCGACCCGGTGCAGAGAATCGTCGGGGCTGCGGCCGCTCATCATCGCCTGGCATGGATTCACCCGTTTCTCGATGGAAACGGGCGGGTGATTCGCCTGTTCACCCATGCATGGATGATCGCCTCCGGAATTGACGGAGCGGGGCTGTGGACGGTGTCACGGGGGTTGGCCAGGAGCCGGTCGGTTTATATGGACAGACTGGCGGCTGCCGACGCTCAACGCTGGAATGACTACGACGGGAGAGGTAATCTGACGGACAGGGGGCTATTTGCCTTTTGCCAGTTCTTTCTGGAGACGATGCTGGATCAGATTTTGTTCATGGCATCGCTGCTGAATCTGGAGGCGATCGAGACGCGGTTTCTCCGTTACGGGGAGATTCATTCGGTGACCCGGGGCGAAAAGAATATCGGGCCGCTTTTGCGGGATATCTTCATGCGGGGAACGGTGTCCCGGGGCGAAGCCGGGAGGATACTGGGCATGCCCGAACGGACGGCCCGACGCTACGTCAGCGACCTGATCGAACGCAGGATACTGGTTTCGGATGGTCCCGGCCAGCCGGTGCGGCTGGTGTTTTCGAGCGACAAGCTCGGCTATTATTTCCCGGATCTTTATCCCGAAGGGATTTGA
- a CDS encoding TonB-denpendent receptor, translated as MKIVVGSQMSFFGGMKFCIPLPKSTGSVALATLAAVAGSAATAAAQTAPDPTVLEGIVVSATRTPQELKTTPSSVTVLSLPDMDTAQITDLKTALATAPGVSVTNVGSPGAMSEVRIRGANTHQTLFMVDGIRMNDRTAGYSNFLGGADLAGLDRIEILRGPQSTLYGSAGMGGVIVLETARGGPGPVRGVVSAGGGSFDTFQASAAASGSQGKFSYSASISRFQTQNDLPSNDFDVWAYSTRLEMAVNDRVTVGATFRGQVADYEETGGYLYPSPGENKNYSHLFTAYADVKVTDTFRSHLTLGWHQSENEWTDKSGSPWAADLKTVNTREILDWQNTWQAASWLELVAGINYENMDYRASPLAYDDELVAGYLSATVRPVENVSVTGGLRYDDYDSVGDHTTGRIGVAWYVPQTDTTLRATYGTGFVAPSMADRYGGAWQPANPDIKPEKSKGWDIGFDQALWKNRVALSATYFRNEFRDMFGYDPVTFMTTNTEKAFAQGVEVAVGAKITDIVRARVAWTYLDTEDKATGWQLARRPRHTLDAQITVQPVEAWIVGVGGRFVADRTDAGNARMEDYATMRLFTSYEVRKDLFLKARIENVCDKSYEEAAGYRALPFGAYGSIEWRF; from the coding sequence ATGAAGATTGTCGTCGGCAGCCAAATGTCATTTTTCGGCGGGATGAAATTTTGCATACCTCTGCCAAAATCAACGGGCAGCGTCGCTCTGGCGACGCTTGCGGCAGTCGCCGGCTCTGCCGCGACGGCAGCGGCCCAGACCGCGCCGGATCCGACGGTGCTCGAAGGGATTGTCGTCTCCGCGACGCGCACGCCGCAGGAGCTGAAAACGACGCCGAGCAGCGTGACGGTGCTGTCGCTGCCCGATATGGATACGGCCCAGATCACCGATCTGAAAACGGCGCTCGCGACGGCGCCAGGAGTGAGCGTGACCAACGTCGGATCGCCGGGCGCGATGTCGGAAGTGCGTATCCGGGGAGCGAACACGCACCAGACGCTTTTTATGGTGGACGGCATCCGGATGAATGACCGGACGGCGGGTTATTCGAATTTTCTGGGCGGCGCCGATCTGGCCGGCCTCGACCGGATCGAGATCCTGCGCGGCCCGCAAAGCACGCTCTATGGCAGCGCGGGCATGGGCGGTGTGATTGTCCTGGAAACGGCCCGCGGCGGACCGGGACCGGTCCGCGGCGTCGTGTCGGCCGGCGGCGGGTCGTTCGACACGTTTCAGGCATCGGCGGCGGCGAGCGGCTCGCAGGGGAAATTCAGCTACAGCGCGTCGATTTCGCGTTTCCAGACACAGAATGACCTGCCCTCAAACGATTTTGATGTGTGGGCCTACTCCACGCGCCTCGAAATGGCGGTGAATGACCGGGTGACCGTCGGCGCCACCTTCCGCGGCCAGGTGGCCGACTACGAGGAGACCGGCGGTTATCTCTATCCCTCGCCGGGCGAGAACAAGAATTACAGCCATCTTTTCACGGCTTACGCCGATGTGAAGGTGACGGATACCTTTCGCTCGCACCTCACGCTGGGCTGGCACCAGAGCGAAAACGAATGGACGGACAAATCGGGTTCCCCGTGGGCGGCAGACCTGAAGACGGTCAACACGCGGGAGATCCTCGACTGGCAGAACACCTGGCAGGCCGCTTCATGGCTGGAGCTGGTGGCGGGCATCAACTACGAAAACATGGATTACCGGGCTTCCCCGCTCGCCTACGACGACGAACTGGTCGCGGGCTACCTCTCGGCCACGGTCCGGCCGGTGGAAAACGTGTCGGTGACCGGCGGCTTGCGCTACGACGATTACGATTCGGTGGGCGATCACACGACGGGACGCATTGGCGTGGCCTGGTATGTGCCGCAGACGGACACGACGCTGCGCGCCACGTACGGGACGGGCTTCGTTGCCCCGAGCATGGCGGATCGTTACGGCGGCGCCTGGCAGCCGGCCAATCCCGACATCAAGCCGGAAAAGTCCAAAGGCTGGGACATCGGTTTCGACCAGGCCCTGTGGAAAAACCGGGTGGCGCTGAGCGCGACGTATTTCCGCAACGAATTCCGCGACATGTTCGGCTACGATCCCGTCACCTTCATGACCACGAACACCGAAAAGGCATTCGCCCAGGGTGTGGAGGTTGCCGTCGGCGCGAAGATCACCGACATCGTCCGCGCCCGCGTCGCCTGGACGTATCTCGATACCGAGGACAAGGCGACAGGCTGGCAGCTCGCCCGCCGTCCGCGGCACACGCTCGACGCGCAGATCACGGTGCAGCCGGTGGAGGCCTGGATCGTCGGCGTCGGCGGACGTTTTGTGGCTGACCGCACGGACGCGGGGAATGCCAGGATGGAGGACTATGCCACGATGCGGCTCTTCACGAGCTACGAAGTGCGCAAGGATCTTTTCCTGAAGGCGCGCATCGAGAACGTCTGCGACAAGTCGTACGAGGAAGCCGCCGGTTACCGGGCGCTGCCTTTCGGCGCTTACGGCAGCATTGAATGGCGGTTTTGA
- a CDS encoding 6-phosphogluconate dehydrogenase (catalyzes the formation of D-ribulose 5-phosphate from 6-phospho-D-gluconate): MAKTHSDIGLIGLAVMGQNLALNIADHGFQISVFNRTTEKTDKFVAEHPDTPGGLVGTKTLEEFVQSLSRPRKMIILVQAGKATDAVIDGLVPLLEKDDIIIDGGNALWTDTIRREKQLKEKGLRFIGSGVSGGEEGARFGPALMPGGDKAAYKELAPIWNAVAAKVDKKTGKPLLGAAPGKPVKGGVPCATYIGENGAGHYVKMVHNGIEYGDMQMICEAYAVLKGLLGLKAPQIGDIFATWNKGALDSFLVEITADILRQKDPVTKKPFVDIVLDTAGQKGTGKWTSVNALDMGVPAPTIAESVFARCLSAVKEERVAASKILKGPKAKKFSGTQKALVEAVHDALYSSKICSYAQGFQLMREAQKEYGWKLNFGQIAQIWRGGCIIRAAFLQKITEAYARDPKLANLLLDPYFNKTIQKAQANWRKVVALAVENGISVPTFSSALAYYDGYRSERLPANLLQAQRDYFGAHTYERTDVKRGKFFHIDWPKPDRPQYEA, translated from the coding sequence ATGGCAAAAACGCACTCCGACATCGGACTCATCGGCCTGGCCGTCATGGGTCAAAACCTCGCGCTCAACATCGCCGATCACGGCTTCCAGATCTCGGTCTTCAACCGCACCACCGAGAAGACCGATAAATTCGTCGCGGAACACCCCGACACCCCCGGCGGTCTCGTCGGGACAAAAACCCTCGAGGAGTTTGTCCAGTCCCTCTCCCGCCCGCGCAAGATGATCATCCTCGTGCAGGCCGGCAAAGCCACCGATGCCGTCATCGACGGCCTCGTCCCCCTTCTCGAAAAGGACGACATCATCATCGACGGCGGCAACGCTCTCTGGACGGACACCATCCGCCGCGAGAAGCAGCTCAAGGAAAAGGGCCTCCGCTTCATCGGTTCCGGCGTCTCCGGCGGCGAGGAAGGCGCGCGTTTCGGCCCCGCCCTCATGCCCGGCGGCGACAAGGCCGCCTACAAGGAACTCGCCCCGATCTGGAACGCCGTCGCCGCCAAGGTCGACAAGAAGACCGGCAAGCCCCTCCTCGGCGCCGCGCCCGGCAAACCCGTCAAGGGCGGCGTGCCCTGCGCCACGTACATCGGCGAGAACGGCGCCGGCCACTACGTCAAGATGGTCCACAACGGCATCGAGTACGGCGACATGCAGATGATCTGTGAAGCCTACGCCGTGCTGAAAGGCCTTCTCGGCCTCAAGGCCCCGCAGATCGGCGACATCTTCGCCACCTGGAACAAGGGCGCGCTCGACAGCTTCCTCGTCGAAATCACCGCCGACATCCTCAGGCAGAAGGACCCCGTCACGAAAAAGCCCTTCGTCGACATCGTCCTCGACACCGCCGGCCAGAAAGGCACCGGCAAGTGGACCTCGGTCAACGCGCTCGACATGGGCGTGCCCGCCCCGACGATTGCCGAGTCCGTCTTCGCCCGCTGCCTCTCCGCCGTGAAGGAAGAGCGCGTCGCCGCCTCGAAGATCCTCAAGGGCCCGAAGGCCAAAAAATTCTCCGGCACGCAAAAAGCCCTCGTCGAGGCCGTCCACGACGCCCTCTACAGTTCGAAAATCTGTTCCTACGCGCAAGGCTTCCAGCTCATGCGCGAGGCGCAGAAGGAATACGGCTGGAAGCTCAACTTCGGCCAGATCGCGCAAATCTGGCGCGGCGGCTGCATCATCCGCGCCGCCTTCCTCCAGAAGATCACCGAAGCCTACGCCCGCGACCCGAAGCTCGCGAATCTCCTCCTCGATCCGTACTTCAACAAGACGATCCAGAAGGCCCAGGCCAACTGGCGCAAGGTCGTGGCCCTCGCGGTGGAGAACGGCATCAGCGTGCCGACCTTCAGCTCCGCGCTCGCCTACTACGACGGCTACCGCTCCGAACGCCTCCCGGCCAACCTGCTCCAGGCCCAGCGCGACTACTTCGGCGCGCACACCTACGAGCGCACCGACGTGAAGCGCGGCAAGTTCTTCCACATCGACTGGCCCAAGCCCGACCGCCCGCAATACGAGGCCTGA
- a CDS encoding 5-methyltetrahydrofolate--homocysteine methyltransferase, with product MSAASTSAAPPAGSPSFAALRELFASRIAILDGAMGSMVQTWKLQEADFRGARFAGHPHDLQGNNDLLVLTRPDVIEKIHADYFAAGADIVETNTFNSTRISQADYHLEPLVTELNTAAVALALRAARAAEAATPGRRCFVAGAIGPLNRTLSMSPDVNRPDYRAVTWAQVVDAYTEQVRALVAAGVDALLVETIFDTLNAKAALFAIEGVFDELGTRLPVMISVTITDASGRTLSGQTPEAFYNSIRHARPFSVGINCALGGAGMRPFVEELARLAECPVTCYPNAGLPNAFGGYDETPADMARILRQFAEAGLVNLVGGCCGSTPAHIKAIADAVRGLPPRPIPPRHTDLRLSGLEPLTLS from the coding sequence ATGTCCGCCGCTTCCACTTCCGCCGCACCGCCCGCCGGGTCGCCCTCCTTCGCCGCGCTCCGCGAACTCTTCGCCTCCCGCATCGCCATCCTCGACGGCGCGATGGGTTCGATGGTGCAGACGTGGAAGCTCCAGGAAGCCGACTTTCGCGGCGCCCGGTTCGCCGGTCATCCGCACGATCTCCAGGGCAACAACGATCTCCTCGTGCTCACGCGCCCGGACGTCATCGAAAAGATCCATGCCGACTATTTCGCTGCCGGGGCCGACATCGTCGAAACCAACACCTTCAACTCCACCCGCATCTCGCAGGCCGACTACCACCTCGAACCGCTCGTCACCGAGCTCAACACCGCCGCCGTCGCGCTCGCCCTGCGCGCCGCTCGCGCCGCCGAAGCCGCCACGCCCGGCCGCCGCTGTTTCGTGGCCGGCGCCATCGGTCCGCTCAACCGCACCCTCTCGATGTCGCCCGACGTCAACCGCCCCGATTACCGCGCCGTGACCTGGGCGCAGGTCGTTGACGCCTACACCGAACAGGTCCGCGCCCTCGTTGCGGCCGGTGTCGACGCCCTGCTCGTCGAAACCATCTTCGACACGCTCAACGCCAAGGCCGCGCTCTTCGCCATCGAAGGCGTTTTCGACGAACTCGGCACGCGCCTCCCCGTGATGATCAGCGTGACCATCACCGACGCTTCCGGCCGCACCCTTTCCGGGCAGACGCCCGAAGCCTTCTACAACAGCATCCGCCACGCCCGACCCTTCAGTGTCGGCATCAACTGCGCGCTCGGCGGCGCGGGCATGCGTCCCTTTGTCGAGGAGCTGGCCCGCCTCGCCGAGTGCCCCGTCACCTGCTACCCCAACGCCGGCCTCCCGAATGCCTTCGGCGGCTACGACGAGACGCCCGCCGACATGGCGCGCATCCTCCGCCAGTTTGCCGAAGCCGGCCTTGTCAACCTGGTCGGCGGCTGCTGCGGTTCCACGCCTGCGCACATCAAGGCCATCGCCGACGCCGTCCGCGGCCTCCCCCCGCGTCCGATACCGCCGCGCCACACCGACCTCCGCCTCAGCGGCCTGGAACCACTCACCCTGTCCTGA
- a CDS encoding ABC transporter substrate-binding protein, giving the protein MTPRFHKTAGANALRAGWLATLAVCWLAFAGRGTAAVAATEGAGVPPAPQAATVRVVSQTVGTDELLLAIAAPEQVAALSHLAGDAAFSGVADEVAKAGYTLMSKNGDAESVLRFRPTLVLCADYSRVELVEQVRRSGVKVLVFGKYKTLDDSYANLRLLARELGPAAETRAEQVIADCQARVAALRQRLAGVKPVRVIAPSTYGVIPGRDTTFQDLCDYAGGENLAATLGGLRGHDEPPAEKMLTWPVDMVVLPGDTVEAALAPIVKLPPYKFMAAVRMKRVALVESWQLGCVSHLRVQGYERLARGLHPERFAGEGETAVSVARAFSANRPQRGPGILPVIPAPAWHGLPARDSEVARASRPQSGTGILPVDDTQCRLLPPCSLRLRYPRITGRMPVPLAHACR; this is encoded by the coding sequence ATGACACCACGTTTCCATAAAACTGCGGGCGCGAATGCGCTGCGGGCCGGCTGGCTCGCAACGCTGGCGGTTTGCTGGCTCGCTTTTGCGGGGAGAGGGACGGCTGCGGTGGCCGCGACGGAAGGAGCGGGCGTCCCGCCCGCGCCACAAGCCGCAACGGTGCGTGTGGTGTCGCAAACCGTGGGTACGGACGAACTGCTGCTCGCCATTGCCGCGCCGGAGCAGGTGGCGGCGCTCAGCCACCTGGCGGGCGACGCGGCGTTTTCAGGCGTGGCGGACGAGGTGGCGAAAGCCGGCTACACGCTCATGTCGAAAAACGGCGACGCGGAATCCGTGCTCCGGTTTCGCCCCACGCTTGTCCTGTGCGCGGACTACAGTCGCGTGGAACTGGTCGAGCAGGTGCGGCGCAGCGGCGTGAAGGTGCTGGTTTTCGGGAAATACAAGACGCTCGACGATTCGTACGCGAACCTGCGCCTGCTCGCGCGCGAACTCGGGCCGGCGGCCGAAACCCGGGCGGAACAGGTGATCGCGGATTGCCAGGCGCGGGTGGCGGCGCTGCGCCAAAGGCTGGCGGGCGTGAAACCGGTGCGCGTGATCGCGCCTTCGACTTACGGCGTGATCCCGGGCCGCGACACGACGTTTCAGGATTTGTGCGACTACGCCGGAGGCGAAAATCTCGCGGCCACGCTCGGCGGCCTGCGCGGGCACGACGAACCGCCCGCCGAGAAAATGCTGACGTGGCCGGTCGACATGGTCGTGCTGCCCGGCGACACGGTCGAGGCCGCGCTGGCGCCCATTGTGAAACTGCCGCCGTACAAATTCATGGCGGCGGTGCGGATGAAGCGCGTGGCGCTGGTCGAGTCGTGGCAGCTCGGCTGCGTATCGCATTTGAGGGTACAGGGCTACGAGCGGCTGGCGCGCGGGCTGCACCCGGAGCGGTTTGCCGGCGAGGGAGAAACGGCGGTTTCCGTGGCGCGGGCTTTTTCTGCCAATCGCCCGCAACGTGGCCCGGGCATCCTGCCCGTGATTCCGGCTCCGGCGTGGCACGGGCTTCCAGCCCGTGATTCCGAAGTGGCGCGGGCGTCCCGCCCGCAAAGTGGCACGGGCATCTTGCCCGTGGACGACACGCAATGTCGCCTCCTGCCTCCCTGTTCTCTCCGCCTCCGCTATCCCCGAATCACGGGCAGGATGCCCGTGCCACTCGCCCATGCCTGCCGCTAG
- a CDS encoding 5-methyltetrahydrofolate--homocysteine methyltransferase — MTDTNKTTSADESSSASSAASTFLLVGERTNITGSPKFAKAIKTGDWAAAIEIAHQQVANGANIIDVNVDEALIDGEATMVKFLNLIAAEPDITRVPVMIDSSKWSVLEAGLQCLQGKGIVNSISLKDGEAEFLRRARLLRRYGAAAVVMAFDEQGQAATRDEKVRICTRAYHLLTQHAGFPPEDIIFDPNILTVATGIEEHNNYAVDFFEATRVIKKTLPRAKVSGGVSNVSFSFRGNNPVREAIHTVFLYHAIRAGLDMAIVNAGMLGNYDDLDPDLRRHVEDVILNRDPGATDRLIALADEIKAARDNAKLQTPNARPSAAPAADTWRALPVEQRLAHALVKGIDAHIEADTEEARSSAKYPRPLDIIEGPLMDGMRVVGDLFGAGKMFLPQVVKSARVMKRSVAYLTPFMEEEKKRARAAGEATRTQGRIVMATVKGDVHDIGKNIVGVVLACNNYEVHDLGVMVPCDKILAEARRLGADLIGLSGLITPSLDEMVHVAREMKRNDFTIPLLIGGATTSPAHTAVKIAPEYAPGVVHVLDASRVVNVASALLSPEQKPAWLAEVTARQQKQRDDFAARRARKPLLPLAEARARALRTDWTTVDIPRPEFLGTRTFTDIPLADIVPFIDWGPFFSAWELHGRYPQILTDDVVGAEATRLFDDAQNLLARIIAEKRFRPRAVIGFWPCNADGDDIELYTDETRATVLDRFHQLRQQFERPAGEHNLCLADFVAPKDPSLNPSGRLDYMGGFTVTTGDGVEKLAAEFKKAGDDYNAIMTQALGDRFAEALAEKFHKHARDLCGYGRAENLTPEDLIRERYRGIRPAPGYPACPDHTEKPVLFRLLDATAATGVSLTESCAMTPASSVSGWYFNHPAAKYFGVGKLARDQVADYAKRKAMPLAEAERWLGPYLDYDPA, encoded by the coding sequence GTGACCGACACCAACAAAACCACTTCCGCTGACGAATCCTCGTCTGCGTCCTCCGCCGCCTCCACCTTCCTGCTCGTCGGCGAGCGCACCAACATCACCGGCTCGCCCAAATTCGCCAAAGCGATCAAAACCGGCGACTGGGCCGCCGCCATCGAGATCGCCCACCAGCAAGTCGCCAACGGCGCCAACATCATCGACGTCAACGTCGACGAGGCCCTCATCGACGGCGAGGCCACGATGGTCAAGTTCCTCAACCTCATCGCCGCCGAGCCCGACATCACCCGCGTCCCGGTGATGATCGACTCCTCCAAGTGGAGCGTCCTCGAAGCCGGCCTCCAGTGCCTGCAAGGCAAGGGCATCGTCAACTCCATCTCGCTCAAGGACGGCGAGGCCGAGTTCCTTCGCCGCGCCCGCCTCCTCCGCCGCTACGGCGCCGCCGCCGTCGTCATGGCCTTCGACGAACAGGGCCAGGCCGCCACCCGCGACGAAAAAGTCCGCATCTGCACCCGCGCTTACCACCTCCTCACGCAACACGCCGGTTTCCCGCCCGAGGACATCATTTTCGACCCCAACATCCTCACCGTCGCCACCGGCATCGAGGAGCACAACAACTACGCCGTCGATTTTTTCGAAGCCACGCGCGTCATCAAAAAAACACTACCGCGCGCCAAGGTTTCCGGCGGCGTCTCCAACGTTTCCTTTTCCTTCCGCGGCAACAATCCCGTCCGCGAGGCCATCCACACCGTCTTCCTCTACCACGCCATCCGCGCCGGCCTCGACATGGCCATCGTCAACGCCGGCATGCTCGGCAACTACGACGACCTCGACCCCGACCTCCGCCGTCACGTCGAGGACGTCATCCTCAACCGCGACCCGGGCGCCACCGACCGCCTCATCGCCCTGGCCGACGAAATCAAGGCCGCCCGCGACAACGCCAAACTCCAGACCCCGAACGCCAGACCCTCCGCCGCGCCCGCGGCGGACACCTGGCGCGCCCTCCCCGTCGAACAACGCCTCGCCCATGCCCTCGTCAAGGGCATCGACGCCCACATCGAGGCCGACACCGAGGAAGCCCGGTCTTCGGCAAAGTATCCGCGGCCCCTCGACATCATCGAAGGCCCGCTCATGGACGGCATGCGCGTCGTCGGCGATCTTTTCGGCGCCGGCAAGATGTTTCTCCCGCAGGTGGTCAAGAGCGCCCGCGTCATGAAGCGCTCCGTCGCGTACCTCACGCCTTTCATGGAGGAGGAAAAAAAGCGCGCCCGGGCCGCCGGCGAAGCCACCCGCACGCAGGGCCGCATCGTCATGGCCACGGTCAAGGGCGACGTGCACGACATCGGCAAAAACATCGTCGGCGTCGTCCTCGCCTGCAACAACTACGAAGTCCACGACCTCGGTGTCATGGTCCCGTGTGACAAGATCCTGGCCGAAGCCCGCCGCCTCGGCGCCGACCTCATCGGCCTCTCCGGCCTCATCACCCCCTCGCTCGACGAGATGGTTCACGTGGCCCGCGAGATGAAACGCAACGACTTCACCATCCCGCTCCTCATCGGCGGCGCCACCACCAGCCCCGCGCACACCGCCGTGAAGATCGCGCCCGAATACGCGCCCGGCGTCGTCCACGTCCTCGACGCTTCCCGCGTCGTCAACGTCGCCAGCGCCCTCCTCTCGCCCGAGCAAAAACCCGCCTGGCTCGCCGAGGTCACCGCCAGGCAGCAAAAACAACGCGACGACTTCGCCGCCCGTCGCGCCCGCAAACCGCTCCTTCCCCTCGCCGAAGCCCGCGCCCGCGCCCTGCGGACCGACTGGACCACGGTGGACATCCCGCGCCCCGAATTCCTCGGCACGCGCACCTTCACCGATATTCCGCTGGCCGACATCGTCCCCTTCATCGACTGGGGACCGTTCTTCAGCGCGTGGGAGCTCCACGGCCGCTACCCGCAGATCCTCACCGACGACGTCGTCGGCGCCGAGGCGACCCGGCTCTTCGACGATGCGCAAAACCTGCTCGCCCGCATCATCGCCGAAAAACGCTTCCGCCCCCGCGCCGTCATCGGCTTCTGGCCCTGCAACGCCGACGGCGACGACATCGAGCTCTACACCGACGAAACCCGCGCCACCGTCCTCGATCGCTTCCACCAGCTCCGCCAGCAATTCGAGCGCCCCGCCGGCGAGCACAACCTCTGCCTCGCCGACTTCGTCGCCCCGAAAGATCCGTCGCTCAACCCGTCAGGCCGCCTCGACTACATGGGCGGCTTCACCGTCACGACCGGCGACGGCGTGGAAAAACTCGCCGCCGAGTTCAAAAAAGCCGGCGACGACTACAACGCCATCATGACGCAAGCCCTCGGCGACCGTTTCGCCGAAGCACTGGCCGAAAAATTCCACAAACACGCCCGCGACCTCTGCGGCTACGGCCGCGCGGAAAACCTCACGCCCGAGGACCTGATCCGCGAACGCTACCGCGGCATCCGCCCCGCGCCCGGTTATCCGGCGTGCCCCGACCACACCGAAAAACCCGTCCTCTTCCGCCTCCTCGACGCCACCGCGGCGACCGGCGTGAGCCTGACCGAAAGCTGCGCGATGACGCCCGCCTCCTCCGTGAGCGGCTGGTATTTCAACCACCCGGCGGCCAAATACTTCGGCGTCGGCAAACTGGCCCGCGACCAGGTCGCGGACTACGCGAAACGCAAGGCCATGCCGCTCGCCGAAGCCGAGCGCTGGCTCGGCCCGTACCTCGACTACGACCCCGCCTGA